Proteins from a single region of Nocardioides anomalus:
- a CDS encoding TfoX/Sxy family protein produces MAYDEELAERVRGVLPPVPVRERRMFGGLAFLVGGHLAVAASGEGLMLRCDPADAERLLAEPGVSRMVMRGRELDGWLRTTAEAVADDAALARWVEVGTTYAGSLPPKD; encoded by the coding sequence ATGGCCTACGACGAGGAGCTCGCGGAGCGGGTCCGTGGCGTGCTCCCTCCGGTCCCGGTGCGCGAGCGGCGGATGTTCGGCGGGCTCGCCTTCCTGGTCGGTGGCCACCTCGCCGTGGCGGCCAGCGGCGAGGGGCTGATGCTGCGCTGCGACCCGGCCGACGCCGAGCGGCTGCTGGCCGAGCCGGGCGTCTCCCGGATGGTGATGCGCGGCCGGGAGCTGGACGGGTGGCTGCGCACCACCGCCGAGGCGGTGGCCGACGACGCGGCGCTCGCGCGGTGGGTCGAGGTCGGCACGACGTACGCCGGGAGCCTGCCTCCGAAGGACTGA
- a CDS encoding enoyl-CoA hydratase-related protein — protein sequence MSDSATAPSSAPSTAPTELVHLEVADQVAVITLDSPHNRNALSRRLVTELFARLEAAEADEAVRVVLIRSSGRVFCSGADLTEASTEGMEEGARRIVALQRLVVTMDKPVVVELGGPVRAGGIGIVAAADVAIAAEDATFALTEVKLGLAAAIISLTVHARMTPRGAALTTLGGEVFSGTEAAAYGLVTRAVPGDQLAEEVRTVTQSLATGAAQGLRESKRILNRELVERIDAYGEEMAATSARLFASDEAKAAMTAFLSRKA from the coding sequence ATGTCCGACAGCGCCACCGCACCGAGTTCCGCACCGAGCACCGCACCGACCGAGCTGGTCCACCTCGAGGTCGCCGACCAGGTCGCGGTCATCACCCTCGACAGCCCGCACAACCGCAACGCGCTGTCGCGCAGGCTGGTCACCGAGCTGTTCGCGCGGTTGGAGGCGGCCGAGGCCGACGAGGCGGTCCGGGTCGTGCTCATCCGGTCCAGCGGGCGGGTGTTCTGCTCCGGTGCCGACCTGACCGAGGCCAGCACGGAGGGCATGGAGGAGGGTGCGCGTCGCATCGTGGCCCTCCAGCGGCTGGTGGTGACCATGGACAAGCCCGTGGTCGTGGAGCTCGGCGGTCCGGTGCGGGCCGGCGGCATCGGGATCGTGGCCGCGGCCGACGTCGCGATCGCGGCCGAGGACGCGACCTTCGCGCTCACCGAGGTCAAGCTCGGGCTCGCGGCCGCGATCATCTCGCTCACCGTGCACGCGCGGATGACGCCACGCGGCGCGGCGCTCACGACGCTGGGCGGCGAGGTGTTCAGCGGCACCGAGGCGGCGGCGTACGGCCTGGTGACCCGGGCCGTCCCCGGCGACCAGCTTGCCGAGGAGGTCCGCACGGTGACGCAGAGCCTGGCCACCGGCGCTGCGCAGGGGCTGCGGGAATCCAAGCGGATCCTCAACCGGGAGCTGGTGGAGCGGATCGACGCGTACGGCGAGGAGATGGCCGCGACCAGCGCCCGGCTGTTCGCCTCCGACGAGGCCAAGGCCGCGATGACCGCCTTCCTGAGCCGCAAGGCCTGA
- a CDS encoding HelD family protein — MNDELVEHEIGAEQAFVDRVYLQLEESARNARQLAREGENRGRLEHEGGLVERDAMVFQAARRIAQLDAAHEGLVFGRLDLQHSVSDEPRYIGRIGLRDSERDSLLIDWRAPAAAVFYQATAADPQRVVRRRVLRSTGPQVVGIEDELLDSEALAELEADGVELPIIGEGALMAQLSRARDRTMHSIVATIQAEQDRAIRAPSRGVTTISGGPGTGKTVVALHRAAYLLYTDRRRYESGGVLVVGPSGVFMRYIERVLPSLGETAVALRSLGEVVDGLRATRHDEPAVAAIKGSARMATLLRRAARLQAPGSPDHFRVFWRDDVLTLDRGRLGRVRRQLMSQGRRNRQLPRVSGALLDALWGQVRGERGRERGREAFEDDMLSDDTFLDFVLAWWPPLDAPTVLGWLREPEVLAQVCDGVLSREEQQLLTKSWGGDTALSVEDVPLIDELRYAIGDVPQRTEDERDLDETGLLSGGRDLQELMTVADSLSSGRSWTPPMHRIEDDPFAHVLIDEAQDLTPMQWRMVGRRGRTASWTIVGDPAQSSWPDPAEAEVARREALEGKERHEFHLSTNYRNSAEIYEHAAAYAERVGLDADLPTAVRSTGVPPRVLTGVPDLEAAVREAVLDVAGRVPGTVGIVVPVARRSEANAWLASWPELADDAPAARAAIDSSVTPSGEDRVVVLTGLDTKGLEFDGIVVVRPEEIEAESATGRATLYVVLTRATQLLTTLS, encoded by the coding sequence TTGAACGACGAGCTGGTCGAGCACGAGATCGGCGCCGAACAGGCGTTCGTCGACCGGGTCTACCTCCAGCTGGAGGAGTCCGCCCGCAACGCGCGCCAGCTGGCCCGCGAGGGGGAGAACCGCGGGCGGCTCGAGCACGAGGGTGGCCTGGTCGAGCGGGACGCCATGGTCTTCCAGGCCGCGCGCCGGATCGCGCAGCTCGACGCCGCGCACGAGGGGCTGGTCTTCGGCCGCCTCGACCTGCAGCACTCGGTGAGCGACGAGCCGCGCTACATCGGCCGGATCGGGCTGCGCGACTCCGAGCGCGACTCGCTGCTGATCGACTGGCGCGCGCCGGCGGCCGCGGTGTTCTACCAGGCCACGGCGGCGGACCCGCAGCGCGTGGTGCGCCGGCGGGTGCTGCGCTCGACCGGCCCCCAGGTGGTCGGGATCGAGGACGAGCTGCTCGACTCCGAGGCCCTGGCCGAGCTCGAGGCCGACGGTGTCGAGCTGCCGATCATCGGCGAGGGCGCGCTCATGGCGCAGCTCTCCCGGGCCCGCGACCGGACGATGCACTCGATCGTGGCCACCATCCAGGCCGAGCAGGACCGCGCGATCCGCGCGCCGAGCCGCGGCGTGACCACGATCAGCGGCGGGCCCGGCACCGGCAAGACCGTCGTGGCGCTGCACCGCGCGGCGTACCTGCTCTACACCGACCGGCGCCGCTACGAGAGCGGCGGCGTGCTGGTGGTCGGGCCGAGCGGCGTGTTCATGCGCTACATCGAGCGCGTGCTGCCCAGCCTCGGCGAGACCGCGGTGGCGCTGCGCTCGCTGGGCGAGGTCGTCGACGGCCTGCGCGCCACCCGGCACGACGAGCCGGCCGTGGCCGCGATCAAGGGCTCGGCCCGCATGGCCACGCTGCTGCGGCGCGCGGCCCGGCTCCAGGCGCCCGGCAGCCCCGACCACTTCCGGGTCTTCTGGCGCGACGACGTGCTGACCCTGGACCGAGGACGGCTCGGGCGGGTGCGGCGCCAGCTGATGTCCCAGGGCCGGCGCAACCGCCAGCTGCCGCGCGTCTCCGGCGCGCTCCTCGACGCCCTGTGGGGCCAGGTCCGCGGCGAGCGCGGCCGCGAGCGTGGCCGGGAGGCGTTCGAGGACGACATGCTCTCCGACGACACCTTCCTCGACTTCGTGCTGGCCTGGTGGCCGCCGCTCGACGCGCCCACCGTCCTCGGCTGGCTCCGCGAGCCCGAGGTCCTGGCCCAGGTCTGCGACGGCGTGCTGAGCCGCGAGGAGCAGCAGCTGCTGACCAAGTCGTGGGGCGGCGACACCGCGCTGTCGGTCGAGGACGTCCCGCTGATCGACGAGCTGCGCTACGCCATCGGCGACGTGCCCCAGCGCACCGAGGACGAGCGCGACCTCGACGAGACCGGCCTGCTCAGCGGGGGCCGCGACCTCCAAGAGCTGATGACGGTCGCCGACTCGCTCTCGAGCGGGCGCTCGTGGACCCCGCCGATGCACCGCATCGAGGACGACCCGTTCGCCCACGTCCTCATCGACGAGGCCCAGGACCTCACGCCCATGCAGTGGCGGATGGTCGGGCGACGCGGGCGCACGGCCAGCTGGACCATCGTCGGCGACCCGGCGCAGTCCTCGTGGCCCGACCCGGCCGAGGCCGAGGTCGCCCGGCGCGAGGCACTGGAGGGCAAGGAGCGGCACGAGTTCCACCTCTCGACCAACTACCGCAACTCCGCCGAGATCTACGAGCACGCCGCGGCGTACGCCGAGCGCGTGGGCCTCGACGCCGACCTCCCGACCGCGGTGCGCTCGACCGGCGTGCCCCCGCGCGTGCTCACCGGCGTGCCCGACCTCGAGGCCGCGGTCCGCGAGGCCGTCCTCGACGTGGCCGGCCGGGTCCCCGGCACCGTCGGCATCGTCGTGCCCGTGGCCCGCCGCTCCGAGGCCAACGCGTGGCTGGCCTCGTGGCCGGAGCTGGCCGACGACGCGCCCGCGGCCCGGGCCGCCATCGACTCGTCGGTGACCCCGTCGGGTGAGGACCGGGTCGTGGTCCTCACCGGCCTGGACACCAAGGGCCTGGAGTTCGACGGCATCGTCGTGGTCCGACCGGAGGAGATCGAGGCCGAGTCGGCGACCGGGCGCGCGACGCTCTACGTCGTGCTCACCCGGGCCACGCAGCTGCTGACCACCCTGTCCTGA